A portion of the Kwoniella newhampshirensis strain CBS 13917 chromosome 1, whole genome shotgun sequence genome contains these proteins:
- a CDS encoding histone H3 yields the protein MARTKQTARKSTGGKAPRKQLATKAARKQTTASAAGGVKKPHRYRPGTVALREIRRYQKSTELLIRKLPFQRLVREIAQDFKTDLRFQSSAVLALQEASEAYLVSLFEDTNLAAIHAKRVTIQPKDLQLARRLRGERS from the exons ATGGCCCGAACAAAGCAGACCGCTCGAAAGTCCACCGGTGGTAAAGCCCCCCGAAAGCAGC TCGCTACCAAGGCTGCCAGGAAGCAGACCACTGCCTCTGCCGCTGGTGGTGTCAAGAAGCCCCACAGGTACAGGCCCGGTACTGTCGCCCTCCGAGAGATCCGACGATACCAGAA GTCCACCGAGCTCCTCATCAGGAAGCTCCCCTTCCAACGACTCGTCCGTGAAATCGCCCAGGACTTCAAGACCGACCTCCGATTCCAGTCCTCCGCCGTCTTGGCTCTCCAAGAGGCTTCCGAGGCTTACctcgtctccctcttcgaGGACACCAACTTGGCCGCCATCCACGCCAAGCGAGTCACCATCCAGCCCAAGGACCTTCAGCTCGCCCGACGACTCCGAGGCGAGAGGTCTTAA
- a CDS encoding histone H2B, translating into MAPKSVASKAPASQASKAPAAASKAPAKAAKTSAAPKDGSKKRSKKRVESYSSYIYKVLKQVHPDTGISNKAMAILNSFVSDIFERIASEASKLASYNHRSTISSREIQTSVRLILPGELSKHAISEGTKAVTKYSSSK; encoded by the exons ATGGCTCCCAAGTCCGTCGCTTCCAAGGCTCCCGCTTCTCAAGCCTCCAAGGCTCCCGCCGCTGCCTCCAAGGCCCCTGCtaag GCCGCCAAGACCTCTGCTGCCCCCAAAGACGGTTCTAAGAAGAGGTCCAAGAAGAGGGTCGAGTCTTACTCTTCGTACATCTACAAGGTCCTCAAGCAGGTCCACCCCGACACTGGTATCTC CAACAAGGCCATGGCCATCCTCAACTCTTTCGTCtctgatatcttcgagcgaATCGCTTCCGAGGCTTCCAAGCTCGCTTCTTACAACCACCGATCtaccatctcttctcgagAGATCCAGACCTCGGTCCGACTTATCCTTCC CGGAGAGCTTTCCAAGCACGCCATCTCTGAGGGTACCAAGGCCGTCACCAAGtactcttcctccaagtAA
- a CDS encoding histone H2A → MSSGGKGKSSSDVKSSSRSSKAGLQFPVGRIHRLLKKGNYAQRVGSGAPVYLAAVLEYLAAEILELAGNAARDNKKSRIVPRHLQLAVRNDEELNKLLGSVVISQGGVLPHIMAELLPAKTKGKAKASQEV, encoded by the exons ATGTCTTCCGGTGGCAAGGGCAAGTCCTCTTCCGACGTcaagtcttcttctcgatcatccAAGGCCGGTCTTCAAT TCCCCGTCGGTCGTATCCACCGACTCCTCAAGAAGGGCAACTACGCTCAACGAGTCGGTTCCGGTGCCCCCGTCTACCTCGCTGCCGTCCTTGAGT ACCTCGCCGCTGAGATCCTCGAGCTTGCCGGTAACGCTGCCCGAGACAACAAGAAGTCTCGTATTGTTCCCCGACACTTGCAACTCGCCGTCCGAAACGACGAGGAGCTTAACAAGCTTTTGGGCTCCGTCGTCATCTCTCAAGGTGGTGTCCTTCCTCACATCATGGCCGAGCTCCTCCCcgccaag ACCAAGGGAAAGGCCAAGGCTTCTCAGGAGGTTTAA
- a CDS encoding serine-tRNA ligase: MRAVRAGADLVQAVRNYASQVPLKSLLNLRPPAPPQPPSTPTASPSPSASHNSKSSAPPTPPSTLPKPRLDYNRLLAHPAYTTLNAIRRASPLPPDHLAHLSRLRETQLLLLQKLNTIRGKQREIGSLIRTGLGDVEETKRQAKKLKIRVKEYETTLTETENELLDLGLTLPNFSHPSSPIGPEENAMVLETFGPHSQSLTSTSIFSAEEMVTDPHRDHVNFANHFDLLDNEASTTTSGSSWPYLKGTLSLLEQALVNYALSIAIRHGFTPVSPPDVIKTDIAWRCGFQPRDSATNPSSQIYHIQSNDANSPQLCLAGTSEIPLAGMFADRLLTRETLPRKVVGIGRAFRAEAGARGADTRGLYRVHQFTKVELFVVSTEVESESMMESLREVQKEIAQGLGLTVRVLDMPTEELGASAQRKYDMEAWMPGRGKWGEISSTSNCTDYQSRRLNITYRPTPLSPTETHSGPMPFAHTLNGTAAAIPRLLVALLENGLKYEEIEAGEIVYTGLDLPKALQRFYVGGDEVGQGARKAPIRWV; this comes from the exons ATGCGAGCTGTCAGAGCGGGTG ctgaccttgtccaaGCGGTACGCAACTATGCATCACAGGTTCCACTGAAATCGTTACTCAACCTTCGACCGcccgctcctcctcaaccgccttccactcccaccGCCAGTCCTAGTCCGTCTGCATCCCACAATTCCAAATCAAGCGCACCTCCTACCCCACCTTCGACGCTCCCTAAACCTCGACTAGACTACAACCGCCTCCTCGCCCACCCCGCATACACGACATTAAACGCCATTCGTCGTGcatctccacttccacccGACCATCTGGCCCACCTTTCCCGACTGCGCGAAACGCAATTGTTGCTCTTACAGAAGCTGAACACGATCCGCGGGAAACAAAGAGAGATCGGATCGCTCATACGTACGGGACTGGGGGATGTGGAAGAGACGAAACGACAGGCGAAAAAACTGAAGATCCGAGTGAAAGAATATGAGACCACATTGACGGAGACGGAGAATGAACTGTTGGATCTAGGATTGACATTACCGAATTTCTCACATCCTTCATCACCGATCGGACCAGAAGAGAACGCCATGGTCCTTGAGACGTTCGGACCTCATTCTCAATCCCtaacatcaacatcaattTTCTCTGCTGAAGAGATGGTGACCGATCCTCATCGAGACCATGTGAACTTCGCGAATCACTTCGATCTGCTCGATAACGAAGCTTCGACCACGACGTCAGGAAGCTCATGGCCGTATCTGAAAGGCACACTGTCGCTTCTCGAACAAGCGCTGGTCAACTATGCCCTATCGATAGCTATTCGACATGGGTTCACGCCTGTGTCTCCGCCAGACGTGATCAAGACGGATATCGCTTGGAGATGTGGATTCCAGCCGAGAGATTCGGCGACaaacccttcttctcagaTTTATCATATCCAATCGAACGATGCCAACTCACCACAACTGTGTCTGGCAGGAACGTCAGAAATACCTCTAGCGGGAATGTTCGCAGATAGATTGTTGACTCGGGAGACGTTACCGAGGAAGGTAGTCGGCATAGGAAGGGCGTTCAGAGCAGAGGCAGGTGCAAGAGGAGCAGATACGAGAGGACTGTACAGAGTACATCAGTTCACGAAAGTCGAATTGTTCGTGGTCAGTACCGAGGTCGAGTCGGAGAGTATGATGGAGAGTCTGAGAGAAGTCCAGAAGGAGATTGCGCAAGGTTTAGGGTTGACTGTAAG AGTGCTCGACATGCCGACAGAGGAGCTGGGAGCTAGCGCGCAAAGGAAATACGATATGGAGGCGTGGATGCCAGGAAGAGGGAAATGgggcgag ATATCTTCCACATCAAATTGTACCGACTATCAATCGCGTCGACTCAACATCACCTATCGACCGACCCCTCTCTCACCCACAGAGACACATTCCGGTCCTATGCCTTTCGCCCACACACTGAACGGGACAGCAGCGGCCATACCGCGATTGTTAGTTGCGTTGCTGGAGAATGGATTGAAATACGAAGAGATAGAAGCTGGAGAAATCGTCTATACGGGTTTGGATCTGCCGAAGGCTTTGCAAAGGTTTTATGTGGGTGGGGACGAGGTTGGGCAGGGAGCGAGGAAAGCTCCGATAAGATGGGTATGA
- a CDS encoding protein transporter SEC61 subunit alpha, with translation MGFRFLELVRPFMTILPEVTAPEKKVIFNHKILWTATTLLIFLVCSQVPLYGIMSSDSSDPLYWLRAILASNRGTLMELGITPIVTSGMIMQLLAGAQLIDVDFSLKDDRALFGGAQKLFALIIALGQATVYVLTGLYGSPSSLGPGVCLLLILQLVSASLIVILLDELLTKGYGLGSGISLFIATNICESIIWKAFSPNTVNTGRGPEFEGAIIALFHLLFTWNDKTRALKEAFYRERLPNIMNLLATIAVFALVIYLQGFRIEIPIKHTKMRGQRGSYPVKLFYTSNMPIMLESALTSNVFLISQMLASRFPDNFLVRLLGVWEPMEEVPSQLGAVSGIAYYMSAPHSLTKAIQDPFHTVVYITFIVTACAIFSKTWIEVSGSGPRDVAKQLKDQNMTLAGHREASIYKELKRVIPTAAAFGGATLGLLSVVADMMGALGSGTGILMATTIIYGYFELGVKENSGMEAAGLGDLLF, from the exons ATGGGTT TCCGTTTCCTCGAGCTCGTGCGGCCCTTCATGACCATCCTTCCAGAGGTCACCGCTCCTGaaaagaag GTCATCTTCAACCACAAAATCCTTTGGACAGCTACTactcttctcatcttcctaGTCTGTTCTCAGGTACCCCTCTACGGGATCATGTCTTCAGACTCCTCCGATCCTCTGTACTGGCTTCGAGCGATCCTCGCTTCCAACAGAGGTACCCTCATGGAGCTTGGTATCACCCCGATCGTCACTTCCGGAATGATCATGCAGCTCCTCGCTGGTGCTCAActgatcgacgtcgattTCAGTCTCAAGGATGATCGTGCCCTTTTCGGCGGTGCTCAGAAAC TCTTTGCCCTTATCATTGCCCTCGGTCAGGCTACCGTCTACGTCCTGACTGGTCTTTACGGTtctccctcgtccctcGGTCCTGGTGtctgtctcctcctcatccttcagCTCGTTTCCGCCTCGCTTatcgtcatccttcttgatgAGCTCCTCACCAAGGGTTACGGTCTCGGATCTGGtatctccctcttcattGCCACTAACATCTGCGAGTCGATCATCTGGAAGGCCTTCTCGCCCAACACCGTCAACACCGGTCGAGGACCCGAGTTCGAGGGTGccatcatcgctctcttccacttgcTCTTCACCTGGAATGACAAGACTCGAGCTCTCAAGGAGGCCTTCTACCGTGAAAGGTTGCCAAACATCATGAACCTCCTTGCGACCATTGCCGTCTTCGCTTTGGTCATTTACCTTCAAGGCTTCAGGATCGAGATTCCTATCAAGCACACCAAGATGAGAGGCCAGCGAGGCTCTTACCCCGTCAAGCTGTTCTACACTTCCAACATGCCCATCATGCTCGAGAGTGCTTTGACCAGCAACGTGTTCCTTATCAGTCAGATGCTCGCCTCCAGGTTCCCCGACAACTTCCTTGTCCGTCTTTTGGGTGTatgggag CCCATGGAGGAAGTCCCTTCTCAACTCGGCGCCGTTTCCGGTATCGCTTACTACATGTCAGCTCCTCACTCCCTGACCAAGGCGATTCAGGACCCCTTCCACACCGTCGTCTACATTaccttcatcgtcactgCTTGTGCCATCTTCTCTAAGACCTGGATCGAGGTTTCCGGCTCCGGACCCCGAGACGTCGCCAAGCAACTCAAGGACCAAAATATGACTCTTGCCGGTCACCGAGAAGCTTCTATCTACAAGGAGCTCAAGAGGGTCATCCCTACCGCTGCCGCTTTCGGTGGTGCTACTCTCGGTTTGCTCTCCGTCGTTGCGGATATGATGGGCGCTCTCGGAAGCGGTACTGGTATCCTGATGGCCACTACCATCATCTacggat ACTTCGAGCTCGGTGTCAAGGAGAACTCCGGCATGGAGGCTGCTGGCTTGGGCGACTTGCTCTTCTAA